AGGAGTGGTGGGTTAGCTACGTTCACTGACGTTAGGAGGGTTATTGGTTCTCAGATATATTACGCGTTGAAGCAAGCTATTACTTTAGGTCTTGTCGTGGAAGAGGAAGAAGGGAGAAGAATAAGACTGACTGAGAGAGGCAGGATTCTAGCTGAGTGTCTTGCTAGGTGCTTCTAGTAGAAGTAGCTCCTCAGGAACTCTGATATTGTTTTGTCTTCAACTCTCCTCATGTAAGCTCTTATCACTGAAGCGACTCTCTTACACACTTCACTCTCTTCAAACTCTAGACATACTGCCTCAACATCTCTCTCAAGCGCTTTAAGCAACATGTAGAGGTCTGAGTGCGGCATTATTAACCCCTTAAAGAAATCTCAAGTAATACTACATAAGGACTTTAGGTGATTAAGTTACTCACACAGAGAGTTCACCGATACTAACGCTAGACACCCCCGCGCGTGAACCCCTAATCTCGTGAGACTCTACTTATATTCTCTGGCATACTTGCTAATACGAGGTTTTAGTTTCGGGTGAATTCGGTTGAGTAGTAATGCAGGAATAGTTAAGATTGATGACTCGAGAGTATTCTATGCTTTCTCACCTGACTTAGAGCCTGTAGCTAGGGTTAAGCCAGGAACGATACTAGAGATCGAGACTAGAGACTGTTTCTCTAATCAGTTAATTAGTGAAGAGCAGTTAGTCACTCAGATTGACTGGAGTGCTGTCAACCCCGCTACAGGTCCTGTATACGTTGAGGGTGTTGAGCCAGGTGATGCTCTAGTAGTTAAGATATTGAAGATAGACGTGAGCAGTGAGGGATTCTTAGTCACTCTCCCCGGTGCTGGAGCGCTTCCAGACTTAGTCAAGGAAGTCAAGGTCAGGAAGTGCTACGTCGTGGGTGATAAAGTGGTTTTCAGAGGGTCTGTAATTAACGCTAGGAAGATGGTTGGTGTAGTAGGTGTTGCGACACGCGAGAAAACCTCGACTGGAGTTCCCGGCAGGCACGGAGGCAATCTTGACACGAAGTACGTCACGGAAGGCTCAACGATATACCTCCCAGTAGAAGCTGAGGGGGCGCTATTCGGGCTTGGAGACCTGCATGCCGCGATGGGAGACGGTGAAGTCTGCGTTACTGGCTGTGAGGTCAGCGGGAGGGTCTTGGTAGTTTTAGACGTAATCAAGAAATCAGCTCCTAAATGGCCTGTCTTAGAGTACGGGGAGTGGGTTTTCGTGCTGGTCTCTAACGAAAACCTAGAGAAGGCTGTCAGAGAAGCTGTTCAAGTAAGTGTTGAGGCTATATCTCACGCTACTGGAGTGAGTTGGCACGAGGCCTACATGCTTGCGAGCGTGGCTACAGACCTAGAGATAAGTCAGGTAGTAGACCCGAGAAAGACTGTCAGAGTCAAGATACCTAAGACTATAGTTGACGTCACGAAACTACTAGAGAGTCTAAGGAGTGACGCGGAAGCGAAAACTTGAGCAAGACTCTTAAGTATTCCTCAAAAACAACTTACTTTTTAATTCTTGGCTTCACTCTAATCAAGAATTCTAGTTTCTTACCTTCAGCAGTCACGCCACTGTAGTAGTTGAAGATTCCCGAGCATTTAGGGCATTGAAGCCTCTTGACTGTGTAGAATCTGAATTTCCAGGGTTCTCTAAGTAGTTTGAAGCTCTCTTCAGGCCCTTCATAACCACAGAACGGACACCTCATGACGCAACACCCTCTTAAGCGTTACTGTTTGTTGAACCACATATAATTACTTGAAAGAGAGATTTAAGTCTTAAGACCACATCAAGAATTATTAGAGTAGCTACTTCATACTCTTAGGTGGTGTGTGTGAATCCTTACGTAATCCGGTTTATCTCAGCTAGTAGGAAGCGCGGCAAGACGTCCCTAGCTACTCGAGTAGTTTCTGATTTGATTAGTAGGGGGTATGTTGTGGGTGTTGTGAAGCACTCGAGACACTACGTTGACGTGTCTAGTAAGGATAGTAGTAGGTATCTTAGTGCTGGCGCTAAAGAAGTTTTAGTGTCTTCTAGTAGTGTTGGGGCTATCTTCTACAGTGGGTGGGTAGACGACTTAGAGTATTCTTTGAGGTACTTGAACACGCCGGTAGTCGTGGTAGAGGGTTTTAAAGAGTCTAGTGTGGGTGAAGCTATAGCAGTCGTTAAAGACTTAAAAGAGTTTCAAGCTCTGAGTGACGTGACCCGCAACATCGTTGCTGTAGTGTCTGAAGATGAGGGGTTAAGGCTTGAATTGAGTAGGTCTCTTAGGGTATTCAGAGAGAACGAGGTTAGTTTGATCACAGACTTCATTGAGTCCAGGCTTCTCGAGTTTCTCGAAGGACAAACACCTAAAATAAATTGCGGGTATTGCGGCTACGAGACTTGCAGAGCATTCGTTAAGGCTTACGTTACTGGCAAGACACTCTGGTGTCCTATGAAATCTGACGTGAACTTATTAGTGAATGACGACCCGGTACCTATGAATCCCTTCGTTAAGAACTTACTAAGGTCTGTAATAGAAGGCTTCATATCTTCACTGAAGAGGGTTGACGTAAGTAGGAAAAAAGTGGTCGTCGAGATAAACTACTGAGACTACTCTATCCTCGCCCTAAAGGCTAGGCTTTCAGCCGTAAAAGAAACTAAGATTTATTAATGTCGAGAGACTTGCCTGAGCAACACTTTGATAGGTTTTTCATCTAGGCAAGTCGCCTCCTAATGCTTAGGGAAACGTAAGTTGAGTTACGTTGTCGAGACTTTATGAGGTAGTTTAATTAGCTGGATATTCTATGTAAGATTCTATCATTATTTATAATGTTTAGAGACAATAATGTTACTGGTGATCTATGCAGTGAAGTCCTCCTCTGCTTTTCTTGCTGCTGTCTTCCTGTTCTTGCTGGTTTTAGCTCCTGTTGTGACTTCTCATAATGTCGGTTACAATTATAGTTACAAGATTTACATGAAGATGAGCTTTGAGGTTGAGGGTGTGAACCTGACTGACTCTCCAGACCCTACTAAGGTGGTCATAGTAATTAATGGCACGACAGATTCTTCAATAACTGGGTTGAGTGAGGGTAGCGTGTCTATTAGGCTGAGACCTAACCTTACTGTATCTGGTGAGGTAGAGCCTAGCAAGTTTCAGCAGAACTTACGAGAATTCCTCAATCTGATTAATACTGAAGTAAATAAAGTACGTGAGGCTAGTGTGCCCTTAAGTTTCATAGGTTACACTCTTTATGGAGACCCAAAATACCTGCTGCAGCTAGGAATAAATATCTCGTGGTTCTCAACCCCCCTAAACGTAACTACTGCGAGATTCACTACTTGGAGAGGCATCCCAGCACTACAGCTAGAGTTTGAGGAAGTCGTGACTAACACCCAGCAGGGGTATCCGTCTAATGTACGTGTTGAGGTAGAGTCATACCTAGACTCAACAACTTTCTTAATACTGTATTTCGAGGGTAGAGCAACCTGGAACCTTAGCTCTCCGGGCGGTGCAACCGCGAATTTCTTAGTAGAAGTTAAGAGCGAGTTAATCAACGTTGACGCGGTTAAGGACTTAATCACCCGAACTTATAGAGCTAGGTTTGAGGAGGGAGAGTCAAGAGTCTATGTAGCTAGTGAGAAACTAAGTGTATTGAGTCTAAACATAAGTGGAAACGACCTTCTCATGAAGGTCGGAGGCGCGGGATTCGGGGGCGTAACCATATTCACACCACAAAACATTAAAGTACATAAAATACTTGTGGACGGCAAGCCTGCAAACTACCAGATACTGAAGTGCGGTAACGAAGACGTGATTAGGGTACCGCTAACACTCAGCGAGCACGAAATAAGAATAACCTACGAGAAGACAATAAAATCGGTTGAGGAGGTACCTGTAGCGCAGGCAGGAACTAACACGTTGTTCTCGACTCTGGCAATCGTGGTCGTGTTAGCATCTATAATAGCTTTAGTTGCTTTGTTAGTATTCCTTTTTAAAGGAAAGAAATCTTACTAAGCTTGAAGTTCTTCTCATGAAGTTTTAGACACTTCTTCTTTTATTTTGAGTATCTTGTTTTTGCGTATTGTCAGCACGGGTCTTTCCGGTATTATTCCTTGCGGTTTGAATAACACCATAACTACTATCACTAAACCAACCAGAATGTATTCTAGCCATTCAGGACTTATCGGTATTATCAGTGTCACTACGTCTTTATAAGTGTATATCAGTGTTCTTATCGTGATGAATACTGTGACCCCTACTAGTATTCCTAGATTGCGGGCTAGCTCCCCCAACATCATGTATGCCCACGGCCAGAAAGTCCACGTTAATCTCGCGTACGTGTATGTCTTCATGCTCCCAGTGAATATAGCACAGAGAGCCCCATAGCCGCTATAGGTAGTTTCCCGCCCCAGGCTTCTGTAGGTTTCACTAGGGCAGGAAACAGTAAGTATAAATTAAAATTTTGAACTATCTTAATTTATTCATTGATAAAACTCCATAGAGTCTGTTAATGATTTATAGGAGGTCTATAATCTTTTGCTAATATTTTCAGTCCTTATAATGTTATAGTACATAAGTAGTGATTTATATTGGCTCGTAGGGAATTATGCATGTGGTGTGTTAAGTTTGAGAGTTGTTCTCTTGCTCGCGGTCTTATTAGTTGTTCTAGGAGTTGTGGGCGGGTCTATCGCATACTTCATGTTTATTGAAACCCCCATATCTAGTTCGGCGACAACTACACCTACTACAACTCCTATTAGTTCTGGACAGCTTAAAATAACTGATATTACTTCTGAGGGTTTCGTTGTTGTCGGTGAGGAGATTTACTGGAGGATTAAGATTTATGGTGATATAGACCTACGGAATTACACGGTAATTAATGGTGTCTACGGTTATTGGGTTGGCAAAATTAACGTGACACATCCTAAGGGGATGGAGATATTGCTTCATGAACCGCCGAACTACGTGGATGTAGTTACTCAGTTTAGTTATCTTTCTGGTGTTAGGGTGCTTGACGCCTGCGTGTATAGCTGGTCTTGGACTGAGAGTCCCTGGCCCGAAGGCACTTACGAGGTTATTGTGTGGTTGAAAGGGCCTTATGAGAACCGTACTGTGTTGTTTAAGAAAAGCTTTAATTTTAGTATGAGTCTTGAAGCAAGCGTGACCCCAACTACGTGGGAGTCCTGGAACGAAACACTAAGATTCACTATTAGGAACGAGGGCGACGTACCCATAATTGTAGAGGGAGCAGACATAATCTTAGTAGGAGATTCAGGAATTCCTTACGTGATAGGATGGTGGGAGCAGACACCACCGACAGAAACAATAATGCCCGGAGAAACAAGAGTGCTAGTAGGTCCTGCCTTAATCCGAGATAACTACAAGGAAGAACTGAAAGGAGAGACAGCAACTGTGAAAATCGTGTTAGGTGTAGCGTCAGCACCGCGAGAATACTCAGTAATAGTAGATGTAAAATTTCCTTCATGAACCAAACACACTAACCATACATCAAAGTTTTTACTTAAGCAACACTAACAAATCACTTCATAGTTGCCTCCTATTAACCTAACAGGACCCAGCAAGGAAACACATCCAGAATCGAGGTTAGCATTATTTCTTTATTTAATTTATTTAATTAATTAAGGAACTCAGGCTTTCATGCCGTATGCACCTCACGTAATGAGTTTTTGTCACTTTAGTTAATTCTGGTTCCTCAGCCACACACTCCCTTATTGCGTAGGGACATCTATTACTTAACCTACACCCACTAGGAGGATTCATAGGGCTTGGAGGCTCTCCAGACAGCATTATCTTCTTCTTTAGTTTTTTGATGCGAGGGTCTGGTTCCGGTATTGAAGAGAGTAACGCTAGCGTGTATGGGTGTCCGGGCTCGCTGAATATCTCGTCTGACGTCCCCACCTCCATTATCTTACCTAAGTACATGACGGCCACGTAGTCGCTCATATACCTAACTACAGAGAGGTCGTGTGTCACCAGTAAGTATGTTAGCTTGAGTTTTTCTTTGAGTTCTACCAAGAGGTTTAATATCTGAGCCTGTACTGAAACGTCAAGTGCTGAGGTAGGTTCATCTAACAAGAGTAGTTTAGGCTCTATACTTAAAGCTCTAGCTATAGCTACTCTCTGAGCTTGACCACCACTTAAACTAGGCGGGTGCTGATTAGCTACTGCCTCCGGAAGTCCTACTAGAGCTAAGACCTCAGCTACTCTCCTATATATTTCTTCCTTACTCATTTCAGTATGTGTTTTCAGTGGCTCAGCTATCAAATCCTTAACCCTCATCCTCGGGTTGAGAGAGAGGTAGGGGTTCTGAAACACTGCTTGAACGTCCCTCCTAAACCACTTAAGTTCTTTACCTTTAAGTCGCGTCACGTCTCTACCATCAACACGTATCTCACCAGATGTGGGCTCAGTAAGTTTCAATATACACCTAAGCGTGGTAGTCTTGCCAGAACCCGACTCACCGACAAGCGCGAAGACAGTGCCTTCAGCGACCTCAAAAGATACTCCGTCCACCGCCCTCACGTACCCTACAACCCTCCCGAAAAGGCCTGTCTTTACTGGGAAGTACTTAGTAAGCCCGTTGACTTCAAGTAACGAACTCATTTTCGCTCACCACCGTAAAGGACGCAAGCTACTCGCCTCACACCACCCACATAAGAATACTTAGGTAGTGAAACACTACACTCAGGTGTGGCAAACTCGCACCTGTCAACAAAAGGACATCCAGCAGGAGGATTTCTTAAGTCAGGTAGCGTTCCAGGTATGTAGCTCAGCCTGCCCTGAGTCTTAGTTATTGTTGGAATAGCCTTAACTAGCTTTGTTGTGTAGGGGTGTAAGGGACTCAGGATTACGTCTTCTGTAGGGCCTTCCTCAAGTAGGACGCCCGCGTACATTACTGCAGTCCTGCTACAGACTTCCCCAGCTATCCCTAAATTATGTGTTATGAGGATTAAAGTGAGGTTTAGCTCTCGTTTCAGAGAGTTAATTAAGTCAAGTATTTGAGCCTGTGTAGTCACGTCGAGCATGGTGGTGGGCTCATCTGCTATCAATATCTTCGGGTTTGTTGAGAGAGCAGCCGCTATAGCCGCCCTCTGTAGCATTCCGCCAGACAGTTCGTGAGGGTATGAATTAAGGATTCTAGCTTGGTCTGGTAACCGAACCATCCTTAGTAATTCTGCAGCTCTCTTGACAGCTTCTTCTCGATTCATGTTGAAGTGATGTCTTAAGATGTCTGTGAGATGCTCACCTACTGTGAAGAGGGGATTGAAGGTAGTAGCAGGGTCTTGAAATATCATTGAGATTTCCTTACCTCTATATTTGGTTATTTCTGGTGTTTTTAGTTTGAGTATATCTACCCCCTTGTAAAGTATAGAGCCGCTGGCTACTACGGCATTCTTAGGTAGTGATAGGGATATGGCTAGGCCAAGTGTTGACTTGCCAGACCCTGACTCACCAACGACGCAGAGTGAGTCACCAGCACTAACTTCTAGACTAACATTCTTCACTGCTTTGATGATGCCCTCAACAGTGTGGTAATGTATTGTCAAGTCACTTACTCTGAGTAGCTTTTCCTCGCTCATCTTCTACACTCTCCTCATACTCAGTATGTTTCTTAGCCGCGGGTCCATCAACTCCTTCACAGCATCTCCTAACAGGTTGAAGCCTAGAACAGTCACTACTATGGCTAGTCCTGGAAAGAAAGATATCCACCAAGCCTTACTAATTAGTTGCCAACCACTACTCACGAGAAGACCCCATTCAGGCGTTGGTGGGGGTACTCCAACACCTAAGAAGCTCAAAGCAGACGCCTCAAGTATTGCTGAACCGATATCTAAGGTTGCTTGAGTTATGACTGGCGTGAGTGAATTAGGTAGTACGTGTCTGAACATAATCCTCACCTCACTTATGCCAATTACTCGAGCCGCGTCAACGTATGGTAAGTTTCTAACACTACTTACTTGCAGGTAGACTAGTCTCGAGTACCAAGGCCACCAAGATAGTGATAGAGCCAAGATAGTATTAGAAAGTCCTCTGCCGAACGTAGCGGCCAGCGCTATAGCTAGAAGGAGTGGCGGGAAAGCTAAGAACATGTCTGTCACACGCATTAAAGCCGTGCCCGCCCTACCCCCCACGTAACCTGCGACAAGACCTACGGGGATCCCTATAGCTAATGACAAGGCTACTACACCAACACCTATCACTAGAGAGAACCTAGTTCCTAGCAGTACTCGATTGAATAAGTCTCTGCCGTACTCGTCAGTCCCGAAAGGGTGTTCTAGTGAGGGTGGCATAAACCTCCTGCTAACGTTGTATGTGAGTCCCCAAGCGTCTCCAGGCCTAGTGAGTATGTAGGGAGCAATCAGACCTACGACAACAAATAAAGAGACTATTACTAAGCCCGCTAGATAGACAGGATTCTTCCTCACTAAGTTTAGGTAGAGTCTGAACTCAGACATCAGAGTCTCACCCTGGGGTCCAGCCACGCGTGTATTAGGTCAACGACTAAGTTTATGAGTGAGTAGAATAGAGCGACTAAGATAACTACACCGATTATTGCTGGGTAGTCATAACTAAGGAGCGACATCCCCGCGTAATATCCGAGCCCCGGCCACACGAATATGAGCTCAACCATGAAAGCCCCCACCAAAGTGTAGCCAAATGATAGACCTAGAGAAGCAATCACCGGAACTATCACGTTTCTTAAAGCATACTTAAAGAGTACTATTCTCCGAGGAATCCCCCATACTTCCAGGCTTCTCACATAATTCTCATTAAGTACCTCAATCATTAAAGACCTACTCATCCTGGAGCTAAGGCTTAGAGGATATATTGACAAAACGAAAGCAGGCATTATAATATGTCTCAACACATCTATAAAAACCGGCAGGTTCCCCTGAATTATCGAGTCAAGTATATAGAAGCCTGTAATGGGTTTAAAGCCCGTTACGTACACTAAGTAGTCATCAACTCTCTTACCTGCCGGCATGAGCCCAGCCCAAACACCTATCACGGTCTGAAATATTAGAGCAACCCAGAACA
Above is a genomic segment from Zestosphaera sp. containing:
- a CDS encoding acetamidase/formamidase family protein, which produces MSSNAGIVKIDDSRVFYAFSPDLEPVARVKPGTILEIETRDCFSNQLISEEQLVTQIDWSAVNPATGPVYVEGVEPGDALVVKILKIDVSSEGFLVTLPGAGALPDLVKEVKVRKCYVVGDKVVFRGSVINARKMVGVVGVATREKTSTGVPGRHGGNLDTKYVTEGSTIYLPVEAEGALFGLGDLHAAMGDGEVCVTGCEVSGRVLVVLDVIKKSAPKWPVLEYGEWVFVLVSNENLEKAVREAVQVSVEAISHATGVSWHEAYMLASVATDLEISQVVDPRKTVRVKIPKTIVDVTKLLESLRSDAEAKT
- a CDS encoding molybdopterin-guanine dinucleotide biosynthesis protein MobB; translated protein: MCVNPYVIRFISASRKRGKTSLATRVVSDLISRGYVVGVVKHSRHYVDVSSKDSSRYLSAGAKEVLVSSSSVGAIFYSGWVDDLEYSLRYLNTPVVVVEGFKESSVGEAIAVVKDLKEFQALSDVTRNIVAVVSEDEGLRLELSRSLRVFRENEVSLITDFIESRLLEFLEGQTPKINCGYCGYETCRAFVKAYVTGKTLWCPMKSDVNLLVNDDPVPMNPFVKNLLRSVIEGFISSLKRVDVSRKKVVVEINY
- a CDS encoding ABC transporter ATP-binding protein; this encodes MSSLLEVNGLTKYFPVKTGLFGRVVGYVRAVDGVSFEVAEGTVFALVGESGSGKTTTLRCILKLTEPTSGEIRVDGRDVTRLKGKELKWFRRDVQAVFQNPYLSLNPRMRVKDLIAEPLKTHTEMSKEEIYRRVAEVLALVGLPEAVANQHPPSLSGGQAQRVAIARALSIEPKLLLLDEPTSALDVSVQAQILNLLVELKEKLKLTYLLVTHDLSVVRYMSDYVAVMYLGKIMEVGTSDEIFSEPGHPYTLALLSSIPEPDPRIKKLKKKIMLSGEPPSPMNPPSGCRLSNRCPYAIRECVAEEPELTKVTKTHYVRCIRHESLSSLIN
- a CDS encoding ABC transporter ATP-binding protein gives rise to the protein MSEEKLLRVSDLTIHYHTVEGIIKAVKNVSLEVSAGDSLCVVGESGSGKSTLGLAISLSLPKNAVVASGSILYKGVDILKLKTPEITKYRGKEISMIFQDPATTFNPLFTVGEHLTDILRHHFNMNREEAVKRAAELLRMVRLPDQARILNSYPHELSGGMLQRAAIAAALSTNPKILIADEPTTMLDVTTQAQILDLINSLKRELNLTLILITHNLGIAGEVCSRTAVMYAGVLLEEGPTEDVILSPLHPYTTKLVKAIPTITKTQGRLSYIPGTLPDLRNPPAGCPFVDRCEFATPECSVSLPKYSYVGGVRRVACVLYGGERK
- a CDS encoding ABC transporter permease gives rise to the protein MSEFRLYLNLVRKNPVYLAGLVIVSLFVVVGLIAPYILTRPGDAWGLTYNVSRRFMPPSLEHPFGTDEYGRDLFNRVLLGTRFSLVIGVGVVALSLAIGIPVGLVAGYVGGRAGTALMRVTDMFLAFPPLLLAIALAATFGRGLSNTILALSLSWWPWYSRLVYLQVSSVRNLPYVDAARVIGISEVRIMFRHVLPNSLTPVITQATLDIGSAILEASALSFLGVGVPPPTPEWGLLVSSGWQLISKAWWISFFPGLAIVVTVLGFNLLGDAVKELMDPRLRNILSMRRV
- a CDS encoding ABC transporter permease, with the protein product MSREYVIKRLLLLVLVVVGVLVITFVITRIIPARPEFLWAGPHATEEQLKRARQELHLDEPIYVQLYYYLLDFFRGNWGVSWRTRTPILNDLLTALPATLELVITAFLLASLIGIPLGIYSALGYGRLADQVIRVLTVLGASIPVFWVALIFQTVIGVWAGLMPAGKRVDDYLVYVTGFKPITGFYILDSIIQGNLPVFIDVLRHIIMPAFVLSIYPLSLSSRMSRSLMIEVLNENYVRSLEVWGIPRRIVLFKYALRNVIVPVIASLGLSFGYTLVGAFMVELIFVWPGLGYYAGMSLLSYDYPAIIGVVILVALFYSLINLVVDLIHAWLDPRVRL